The genomic window GTGCACTGACAATGCTGCCATGATAGCTGGGAGTGCATACCATGATTACCTAAATCAAAAATTCGCTTCACTTAAACTAAATGCACATGCAAATATAATAAAACTGTGAAAAATATATGTGGATAATGTGGAAAAGTCTGTTGATAATTATTAGACCGAGGTTTTAAAAATTTTTAGTAAATTGATAAGGAATTAAACAATAGGGTGAACTCCCAAAATCATGCAACATTCAAGTTGTGGATAACTATGTAAGAAAGGGATGATATATATGCAGCCGGTTTTATTCGAAATAGGTAGTGTTGAAGTTTATGCATGGGGGACAATGCTTGCAATAGCAGTAATAATTGGAATTACGGGAGTACGCAAGTTATTTGAAAAAGAAGGTCTTGATAAAGAAATAGTTATTGATATGGTAATTGTCATGGTTGTTGCTGGAATAATAGGTTCACGACTAGGATACATTTTACTTTATGAACTAGACACTTTTTTAGAAAACCCATTAATGTTTTTTTATCTTAGTAGTGGTGGATTAATATGGTATGGAGCTTTAATTTTTGGGTTTTTAGCTTTCCTATTCTTTATTATAAGAAAAGGATTAGACTTTTGGAAAACAGCAGATATTTTTGCTCCATTTGTAGCCTTAGGTTATGCAATTGTTAGAATAGGGTGTTTTTTAAATGGTTGTTGTTATGGAGAGGTGACAGAATCAGCTTTAGGGGTAGTTTTTCCATTTGTTGATAATCTTTTGAGGCATCCAACACAGCTTTATGCAACAGTATTAAATTTAATACTATTTTTATTTTTAATTTGGTTTTATCCACGTAGAAGATTCTCAGGACAAGTATTTTTACTTTATCTAATAGGATATTCAATTTATAGATTTACTGTGGATTTCTATAGATTTAACCTTATTGAATATGGAATTTTATCCTTAGGTCATATATATGTTATTTTAATGTTTGTTGTTGTAGTAGGTGTTTACTATGTTAAAAGTATACGTCATAAAGAGGGAGATTAATGGTGTTAAATATAAACAAAAATTTAGAACAAAAACAACAAATAAGAGATGAGATGATAAAAAAAAGAAATCGTCTATCAAATGAAGAGGTTGAAGAATATAGTGCGAACATAAGAAATACTTTAAAAGAATTAGAACCTGTAAGAAAAGCCCAAAATATAATGCTTTTTTCCAACATTAAAAGTGAAGTTAATATAAGACCACTAATAGAGGAATTGAGTACACAAAAAACTGTTCTTTTGCCTAGAGTAGAGAAAAACGGTAATATGGTTGCTGTTGGCTTCACAGGTTGGAAAAATATGAAAAATGGTCCTTTTAGCATAAAAGAACCTATAGGTGAGCCTTTTTTGCCGGATCAAATAGACGTAGTAATAGTACCAGGACTTGCTTTTGACGATAGCGGTAACCGGATAGGATATGGTAAAGGATACTATGATAGATTTTTAAAAAGGGTTAGAGAGGATACCTTTTTGTGTGGTGTTTGTTATGAGTTTCAAGTTGTAGAAAAATTATATCCACAAGAAGCAGATGTACCAGTACATTGGATTGTAACCAATCAATCAGAACTAGTTATAGATTGGGATTATTTCTAATTATGTTCATTCCAAAAAAAAGGCAATTGTGACAAGCACTAATTAGTTGTATAATGTATGGAGCAAATTAAATATAAACTCCGATTTAGTTTAACCTAAGGTATTAAATAGATGCTATGGAAACTAAACGATAGGGTTTATGGGGAAACCGATAGGCCTCCTGGTGGAAAGGAGTAATACAGTCTTTTTGGCTAAATAAACACCCTTTCTAACGGTGTTTATTTTTTTTTTGAAGGAGGAGAATAATGGACAAAGCTAAGATTGTAGAAAAAGTTAAAGAAATTGCAACATCTGGGAAGATAAGCTGTAGTGATGCTAGAAAATTAGCCAAAGATTTAAAGGTTGAGCCCAACGTTGTTGGTGAAGCTTGTGATGAAGCTAATATAAAGATATGTGCATGTGAATTAGGATGTTTTTAATCATTTAAGCAAAGACTTAATAAAGCGTGGGCATTAGGGGAGAGGTGGAAGATATGGCTGATACTTACGGAAGAGAAATAAATTATCTAAGAATTTCAGTAACAGATAGGTGTAATCTAAGATGCAGATACTGTATGCCCGAAGAAGGAATTGATTTAAAAAATAATAATGGAATTTTATCTTTTGAAGAGATTTATAGATTAGTTAAAATAGGTGCTGAGCTAGGCATTCGCAAGGTTAGGTTAACCGGAGGCGAACCTCTAGTGAGAAAAAATTTAACTAAATTAATTAAAGATATAAATAAACTACCACAAATAGATGATATTGCGATTACAACTAATGGAGTACTATTTGCTGATTTAGCTGAAGAATTAAAGCATTCGGGATTAAACCGTGTTAATTTTAGTGTTGATACCTTAGCTGCAGACAAGTTTAAATATATTACTAGGAGAAATGCTTTTGATAAGGTGAAAGATGCACTTAAAAAAGCTATAGAACTTAAAATGGATCCTGTGAAAATTAACACAGTTGTTATAAAAGGTTTTAATGATAATGAAATTAAAGACTTTGTAACATTAGCATATGAATATCCTTTCCATGTTCGATTTATAGAATTTATGCCTATTGGAGATTTATTGTTCTGGCAGAAAGATAAAATGATGACTAATAATGAAATAAAGGACAATATTAAACAAGATTTTGATATAGCACCTGCAAAACAGGTTAGAGGTAATGGACCTGCACAGTATTATGATATTGAAGGTGGCAAAGGAACTATTGGGTTTATAAGTCCAATGAGCAACCACTTCTGTAGCTTATGTAACAGATTAAGAATGACAGCTGAAGGAAAACTAAGAGGGTGCTTGTATGATAAGAGGGAAACCGATTTGAAATCAGCACTACGTACAGGTGTAAGTGATGAAGATTTAAAGCAATTATTTTTAAGAGCTATAAATCTAAAACCAGAAAAACATCAACTTAATTCTGGCTGGGGTTCAGAAAACAACCGCAAAATGTATCAAATTGGGGGTTAAATAATGGAGTTTACTCATATAAACGAACAAGGACGAGCACGGATGGTTGATGTTACTGATAAAAATGATTCAGATAGGGTAGCTTATGCCCAAGCAGTTGTTTGTATGCAACCAGAAACTTTAAAGGCTATTAAAGAAGGAGCAGTTAAAAAGGGTGATGTGTTGGCAGTTGCACAGACCGCAGGTATAATGGGTGCCAAAAAAACTCCCGATGTAGTGCCAATGTGTCATCCTTTAATGTTAACAGGTGTTGATATATCATTTGATTTTGATGAAGACAAATCAACGATATCTGTTTTTGCTGAGGTAAGAACAACAGGAAAAACAGGGGTGGAAATGGAAGCTATAACAGCAGTAAGTATAGCAGCTATTACTATCTATGATATGTGTAAAGCTACTGATAGATGGATGGAAATTACCGATATAAGGCTTAATGAAAAAATCGGTGGAAAAAGTGGACATGTAAAAAGAGATTTTTAAATGGGGGAAGGAAAATGTCACAAAAGGGAACACTTTATTCTATATGTATAAGTGAAAAAAGAGGAGAATTAAAACACCCTGTTCAAGAAGCTAAAGTAATAGAAAACTTTGGAATAGAAAATGATGGACATGCAGGTGATTGGGATAGACAAGTTACATGCTTGGATGCTGCTAGTGTGAAAAAATTAAGCCAAGATAATAACTTAGAGCTTGGACCAGGTCAATTAGCTGAAAATTTATTAATTGAAGGTATTGATTTAAAAAATATTAAACCAGGCCAGAAAATAAAAATAGGTAATCAAGTTATTATAGAAATCGTTCATATAGGTAAAGAAGATCATCCTAGTGTAGTTACTAAGACTTTTGGAGTAAGCTTATTACCTTATGAAGGATTATTTTGCAAAGTGCTAAAAGGGGGAGAAATAAAACCAGGTAATATTGTAGAGGTGATGTAATGTTTCGTGTAGGAATCTTAGTTATGAGTGACAAGGGGTCACAAGGTGAAAGAGAAGATTTAAGTGGCAAGGAAATAATTGAAATTTTAAAACAACAAAATATTTACACCATAGAAAAATATGAAATAATACCGGATGAACAAGATATTATTAGTGATAGATTAAAAAAATTTAGTGATGAAGTTGGATTAGACGTTATTTTAACTTCTGGAGGAACTGGTTTTTCTATGCGTGATGTAACTCCAGAAGCTACTCTTGCAGTATTAGATAAAAATGCCCCGGGAATTGCAGAAGCGATACGCTATTATGGGTTAAGCAAAACCCCAAAAGCAATGTTATCACGAGGAGTTGCTGGTATACGTAAAAGTACTCTAATAATTAATTTGCCAGGTAGTATTAAAGGTGTAAAAGAGTCACTAGAAGCAATACTTCCTGCTTTAGGTCATGGTATAGAAATTTTAAAAGGTTCAGCAACTGAATGTGGCGAATCTAATTAAAAAAAAAAGAAATTTTAAGGTATATTGAGAAAATAGATGGTACATAATATTTAACAAAAATATTAAGGAAATTTTAGCAAGTATTTTAATTTGAATACTTGCATTATATTGCCTAATAATATTATTATTATATTAGCACTCAACAACAGTGAGTGCTAATAAAAAAGAAATATAAATTAAAGGGGGTATAACCTTGAAAATTCAACCTTTAGCAGATCGCATAGTAGTTAAAGTGGTAGAAGTGGCAGAAGAAAAAACAAAAAGTGGACTGTATGTACCAGATACAGCAAAAGAAAGGCCACAGGAAGCAGAAGTTCTTGCAGTAGGTCCCGGATTTTTAAATGAAAAAGGTGAAAGAATAGCTTTAGAAGTATCTGTTGGTGATAAAGTTATCTTTTCAAAGTTTGCAGGCACAGAAATTAAGGTTGATGGTGATGATTATTTAGTTCTTTCAGAGAGAGATATACTTGCAAAATTAAGTTAGTAAAGGAGGATACATAAAAATGACACCCAAAGAAATTAAATTTAGTGAAGAAGCAAGAAGATCGTTAGAAAAAGGTGTTGATACTTTAGCTGATACAGTTAAAGTTACATTAGGTCCTAAAGGAAGGAATGTTGTTTTAGATCGTAAGTTTGGTTCTCCTACCATTACAAATGATGGTGTTACCATTGCTAGAGATATAGATTTAGAAGATCCATGGGAAAACTTAGGTTGCCAATTAGTTAAAGAGGTTGCTATTAAAACAAATGATGTAGCTGGTGATGGAACAACTACAGCTACAGTTTTAGCTCAAGCTATGATTAAAGAAGGTCTAAAAAATGTAGCTGCTGGTGCAAATCCTATGATTATGCGCAGAGGAATTGAGAAAGCTGTTGAAGCCGCAGTTGCAAAAATTCAAGGTGTTAGCAAGCCGGTTGAAACTAAAGAAGCTATTGCTCAAGTTGCAGCAATTTCAGCTGATGACAAAGAAATCGGACAATTAATATCCGATGCCATGGAAAAAGTAGGAAGAGATGGTGTTATTACAGTTGAGGAATCACAATCTGTAGGTACTTCATTAGATGTAGTTGAAGGAATGAGTTTTGACCGTGGATATATTTCACCTTATATGATTACTGATACAGATAAAATGGAAGCTGTATTAGAAGAACCATATATTTTAATTAGTGATAAAAAGATAGCTGCTATAAACGAAGTGTTACCTGTGCTAGAAAAAGTTGTTCAAACAGGAAAGCCTTTGTTAATTATAACAGAAGATATTGAAGGTGAAGCTTTAGCTACCTTAGTAGTTAATAAACTAAGAGGAACCTTTAACTGTGTTGCGGTTAAAGCTCCAGCATTTGGTGAAAGAAGAAAAGCTATGCTAGAAGATATAGCAACTCTTACTAATGGACAACTAATAACAGAAGAGTTAGGTATTAAAATGGAAAATGTCGATATCGAATCATTAGGTAGAGCTCGCCAAGTAGTAGTTAAAAAAGAAGAAACTATTATTATTGACGGTTCTGGCACAGAAGATGATGTTAAAGCTAGAATTGACAACATTAGGAATCAAATAGAAACAACAGATTCTGAATATGATCGTGAAAAGTTACAAGAAAGAATGGCTAAACTGTCTGGTGGGGTAGCAGTTATTCAAGTAGGTGCAGCAACTGAAACTGAATTAAAAGAAAGAAAACATCGCATCGAGGATGCTTTAGCAGCTACTCAAGCCGCTGTTGAAGAAGGAATTGTAGCTGGTGGTGGAACTGCTCTAGTAAATATTGTATCAGCAGTTGCTGAAGTTCAAGCTGAAGATGATGAGTTAACTGGTGTTAATCTCGTTAAAAAAGCATTAGAAGAACCTCTACGTCAAATTGCAAGCAATGCAGGAGTTGAAGGCTCAGTCGTAGTTGAAAAGGTTAGAGAAGCTGAAGTTGGAGTAGGCTATAATGCTTTAACTGGTATATATGAAAATATGATCAATGCGGGAATAATTGATCCGGCTAAAGTAGCTCGCTCAGCTGTACAAAACTCAGCAAGTATAGCATCAATGCTACTTACAACTGAAGCATTAATTACAGAAATTAAAACAGAAGATGATCCTGCCCCAATGCCACCTGGAGGTCCTGGAGGCATGCCAGGAATGATGTAACAAATAAAAACAAGACTATATAAACAAACCCCTCTAAGAGATTCCTTAGAGGGGTTTATTTATGATCAAATTAGTTTTACTAAATTTCTTATAAGTTTATAAATCGTAGTACAATTCAAATTCTTTGGGGTGAGGAATTTCTTCTACTGAATTGGCTTCTTTGCGCTTGGTTTCAATCCATATTTCAATTAACCTTTTGGGGAATACTCCACCAGCTAATAAAAATTCATGATCCTTTTCAAGTGCATCTAAAGCTTCATTAAGTGACTTTGGTAGAGCTTTTACTTTTGCTTGTTCTTCAGGAGTTAAATTGTATAAATTAACGTCATAAGGCCCAAAGCCTTCTTTCATTGGATCTATTTTATTTTTTATACCATCAACCCCTGCCATCAACATAGCAGCAAATGCTAAGTATGGGTTACAGGTGGCATCAGATGATCTGAATTCAAAGCGTTTATGCTCAGGAGCCTTTGCATATGCAGGAATTCTAATTACTGCACTACGGTTAGAAGTGGCAAAACAAATGCTAACAGGTGCTTCATAGCCGGGAACTAACCTCTTATATGAATTTGTACTTGGATTAGTAAGAGCTAGAAGAGCTGGAGCATGTTTAAGTAAACCACCTATAAAATATAATGCTTCTTTACTTAAGTTTGCATAACCGTTTTTATCATAAAATATTGGTTGTTTGTTTTTAAATAAATGCATATGTACATGCATGCCATTGCCAGCCTCTTGATAAAGTGGTTTAGGCATAAAAGTAGCTGTTTTCCCTTCAGAAAATGCTATATTTTTAATTAAATACTTAGCCAACATAGTTTTATCGGCCATTTCTCTTAATCTACCTAATTCTACTTCGATCTCGACCTGACCTGGTCCACCTACTTCATGGTGATGATACTTTACTGGAATATTATTTTCTTCAAATAATAAACACATACGAGATCTAAGGTCGTATAAAATGTCTTGAGGTGGGGCTATGTGATATCCACCTTTACGTGGAATTTTATATCCTAGATTTTCATATTCAGTTTCCCCACTATTCCATATAGCTTGTTCTGCATCAATTGAAAAATTAGTTTGTTGAGGTTTACACTCATAGCTTACATTATCAAATACATGAAACTCGTATTCAGGTCCAATAATCATTTCATCCGCTATACCTGTTGATGTTAAATATTCTTCAGCTTTATTGGCAATAGTTCTAGGATATTGATCAAATGGGTAATTATCAGGTTCAGCTATAATGAAAACATCACCTATCATACTTAATGTAGGAACTTCAGAAAAAGAATCAAAGACTGCAGTAGTTATATCAGGAATAAATACCATGTCGCTTTTTTCTATTGGAGCATATCCATAGTTTGAACCATCAAATCCAATCCCATATTTTAAAGTGTCTGGGGTAAAGCGGGATGCAGGAATAGTTAAGTGTCTCCATCTGCCGAGCAGATCAATCATTTTAAAGTCAATCATTTGTACTTGTTTTTCTTGACAAAAGTTTATTACTTCTTCGTAGTGCTTAAACACAAATACTCCTCCTATTCTTTAATAACGTGGCAATTATAGCAAAACACTCCTTTTAAGTAAAGTATTTTTAAATAGGACATAATGTATTCTATTGGAATAAACTTCTTGCGAAGATATGAGAATATAATAACAAAACTAATAATACAATGTACTACTCAAGTAAAAAAAGAATAATTCCATAAGGGGTGAGAGGGATAACTAGGGGCAAAATATTAATTGGTATACTTATAGTTTTAATTATAGGTGGACTATTGTCTGGTCAACGTATCCACGATTATTATGTTAAATCACAACTTGATGCAGCCATAGAACTTGAGGAAACGATAAAAAATATGGCCGCGGTTAATGATTATAAATACAACATAACATCAACATTTATAGTTGATGGTCGTAAGGAGGTGATCAGTCAGGTAGAAGGTGAGAAATCAGGTGACAATACACACATAAGGGGGGAGATGGTTAACACACCGATTGATATTTATTACTACGATGGGACTATCTACAACTATGATTCCTATTCAGAAAAATGGTTAGTAATAGAAAGTGATACTTCCAATGCTGAGGAACTCCTGATATCAGAACTCAACCCTTTGTCTAATTTGAAATTTAAAGATTTAGGCAATGTTGAAAAACTTGGTTTTGAAGGTGTAGATGGAAAAGAATGTTTAGTAGTAAAGTGTACCCCTTCGATTGAAAGTCAACTATTAGAAAATCTCTGGAAGGACTTTCAATATGAAATTTGGATAGATTATAAAAAACGTTATGTTAAAAAAGCAACACTAAACGCCACGAATATAAACAATGAGAAAACACAGCTAGAAATTTCTTTATCCTTTAAAGATATAGGTAAAAAAACAAATATAAAACCACCAGATAACTAACAAATTGTAAAAGGGGCCTTGAATAAAAGGCCCCTTTTTTAAATGGGAAAGCTGTTATTATTTTTAGAAATGTATTTGTAATAAAATGAGATTAGTTTAAAATAAGGTAATGATGTAAAACTAAACTATTATTCTAAAGATATTTTAATATTGTTAATTATTGGTAAAAATATTTGTGTATAATAAAATTAAAAATAATTAGTAAATTATGCTTTATAGTATAAGGTTTTATTGAGGGGGTAGTACTTTGGTATCTAGAGATGTGGACATACTATTTTCTAAGGAAGAGGTTGAAAATAAGGTTGCCGAATTAGCTAAAAAAATAAATGAAGATTATAAAAGTGAAAATCTTTTGGTGGTTGGCATATTAAAAGGTGCGTTTGTTTTCATGGCTGATATAATAAGGAAAATGGATATAGCTGTTGAAGTAGATTTTATGGATGTATCTAGTTATGGTGCATCATCTGTCTCATCAGGTGTAGTTCGTATAGAAAAAGATTTAGATAGTTCTATAGAAGGCAAAAATGTATTAATTATTGAGGATATAGTCGATACTGGTTTAACATTGGAATATATAGTAGAAGTGCTAAAAAGGAGAGGTCCCAAAAGTGTTAAGGTTTGTTGCTTGTTGGACAAGCCAGCACGCAGGAAAAGCAACATTGATCCTGATTACATAGGTTTTTCAATTCCAGATGAATTTATTGTTGGTTATGGTTTAGACTATGCGGAAAAATATAGAAATCTTCCAGATGTATGTATATTAAAACCATCAGTATATAAGGAGTAGAGGTGTAAAATATTGAATAAAGAATTAGTATTAGTTTTAGACTTTGGTGGACAGAATAATCAATTAATTGCTCGTAGGGTTAGGGAGCTTTCAGTATATAGTGAAGTGGTACCTTATGATATAAAATACGAAGAGATTATAGCAAAAAACCCTAGTGCATTAATATTAACTGGAGGTCCATTAAATATAATGGCCGAGGATGCTATAAAATGTGATCCTCGAATTTTCGAGATGGAAATCCCTATACTAGGCATCTGTTATGGTATGCAACTTCTAACTGAATATTTCGGTGGAGAAATAAACACAAGTATAGCTAATGAATATGATATTAGTGATTTAAATATTTTAGTAAAAGATAAATTATTGGATGGACTAGAAAACGAGTTCTCAGTTTGGATCAATCAAAGTGATTCTATTATTTCAGTACCGGAAGGATTTATTGTTACAGCTTCTAGCAGTAGCAGTAAAATTGCTGCCATAAATGATTCGAAACGTAAAATTTACGGGGTTCAATTCCATCCAGAAGTAAAGCACACCAACAATGGTACACAAATATTAAAAAACTTTTTATTTAAAATTTGCAATTTAAAAGGAGATTGGAACTTAGCCGATTTTATAGATGAAGTAGTAGATGATGTTCGTAAAAAAGTAGGTAATAAAAAAGTTCTGTGTGGACTTAGTGGCGGAGTAGATTCTTCTGTTGCTGCTGCCTTAGTTCATAAAGCTATTGGTGATCAGTTAATATGTGTATTTGTAAACAATGGGTTAATGCGTAAAGGTGAAATAGATGATGTTGTTGTAACCTTTAAGGATAAAAAGGAGATGAATTTAGTTTATGCTGATGCTGAGGAGAGATTTTTATCTAGGCTAAAAGGTGTAAATGACCCTGAAACCAAAAGAAAAATAATTGGTGAAGTATTTATAAGAGTCT from Candidatus Syntrophocurvum alkaliphilum includes these protein-coding regions:
- the lgt gene encoding prolipoprotein diacylglyceryl transferase, with protein sequence MQPVLFEIGSVEVYAWGTMLAIAVIIGITGVRKLFEKEGLDKEIVIDMVIVMVVAGIIGSRLGYILLYELDTFLENPLMFFYLSSGGLIWYGALIFGFLAFLFFIIRKGLDFWKTADIFAPFVALGYAIVRIGCFLNGCCYGEVTESALGVVFPFVDNLLRHPTQLYATVLNLILFLFLIWFYPRRRFSGQVFLLYLIGYSIYRFTVDFYRFNLIEYGILSLGHIYVILMFVVVVGVYYVKSIRHKEGD
- a CDS encoding 5-formyltetrahydrofolate cyclo-ligase; amino-acid sequence: MVLNINKNLEQKQQIRDEMIKKRNRLSNEEVEEYSANIRNTLKELEPVRKAQNIMLFSNIKSEVNIRPLIEELSTQKTVLLPRVEKNGNMVAVGFTGWKNMKNGPFSIKEPIGEPFLPDQIDVVIVPGLAFDDSGNRIGYGKGYYDRFLKRVREDTFLCGVCYEFQVVEKLYPQEADVPVHWIVTNQSELVIDWDYF
- the moaA gene encoding GTP 3',8-cyclase MoaA, which codes for MADTYGREINYLRISVTDRCNLRCRYCMPEEGIDLKNNNGILSFEEIYRLVKIGAELGIRKVRLTGGEPLVRKNLTKLIKDINKLPQIDDIAITTNGVLFADLAEELKHSGLNRVNFSVDTLAADKFKYITRRNAFDKVKDALKKAIELKMDPVKINTVVIKGFNDNEIKDFVTLAYEYPFHVRFIEFMPIGDLLFWQKDKMMTNNEIKDNIKQDFDIAPAKQVRGNGPAQYYDIEGGKGTIGFISPMSNHFCSLCNRLRMTAEGKLRGCLYDKRETDLKSALRTGVSDEDLKQLFLRAINLKPEKHQLNSGWGSENNRKMYQIGG
- the moaC gene encoding cyclic pyranopterin monophosphate synthase MoaC — translated: MEFTHINEQGRARMVDVTDKNDSDRVAYAQAVVCMQPETLKAIKEGAVKKGDVLAVAQTAGIMGAKKTPDVVPMCHPLMLTGVDISFDFDEDKSTISVFAEVRTTGKTGVEMEAITAVSIAAITIYDMCKATDRWMEITDIRLNEKIGGKSGHVKRDF
- a CDS encoding MOSC domain-containing protein, whose protein sequence is MSQKGTLYSICISEKRGELKHPVQEAKVIENFGIENDGHAGDWDRQVTCLDAASVKKLSQDNNLELGPGQLAENLLIEGIDLKNIKPGQKIKIGNQVIIEIVHIGKEDHPSVVTKTFGVSLLPYEGLFCKVLKGGEIKPGNIVEVM
- a CDS encoding MogA/MoaB family molybdenum cofactor biosynthesis protein — encoded protein: MFRVGILVMSDKGSQGEREDLSGKEIIEILKQQNIYTIEKYEIIPDEQDIISDRLKKFSDEVGLDVILTSGGTGFSMRDVTPEATLAVLDKNAPGIAEAIRYYGLSKTPKAMLSRGVAGIRKSTLIINLPGSIKGVKESLEAILPALGHGIEILKGSATECGESN
- the groES gene encoding co-chaperone GroES codes for the protein MKIQPLADRIVVKVVEVAEEKTKSGLYVPDTAKERPQEAEVLAVGPGFLNEKGERIALEVSVGDKVIFSKFAGTEIKVDGDDYLVLSERDILAKLS
- the groL gene encoding chaperonin GroEL (60 kDa chaperone family; promotes refolding of misfolded polypeptides especially under stressful conditions; forms two stacked rings of heptamers to form a barrel-shaped 14mer; ends can be capped by GroES; misfolded proteins enter the barrel where they are refolded when GroES binds) is translated as MTPKEIKFSEEARRSLEKGVDTLADTVKVTLGPKGRNVVLDRKFGSPTITNDGVTIARDIDLEDPWENLGCQLVKEVAIKTNDVAGDGTTTATVLAQAMIKEGLKNVAAGANPMIMRRGIEKAVEAAVAKIQGVSKPVETKEAIAQVAAISADDKEIGQLISDAMEKVGRDGVITVEESQSVGTSLDVVEGMSFDRGYISPYMITDTDKMEAVLEEPYILISDKKIAAINEVLPVLEKVVQTGKPLLIITEDIEGEALATLVVNKLRGTFNCVAVKAPAFGERRKAMLEDIATLTNGQLITEELGIKMENVDIESLGRARQVVVKKEETIIIDGSGTEDDVKARIDNIRNQIETTDSEYDREKLQERMAKLSGGVAVIQVGAATETELKERKHRIEDALAATQAAVEEGIVAGGGTALVNIVSAVAEVQAEDDELTGVNLVKKALEEPLRQIASNAGVEGSVVVEKVREAEVGVGYNALTGIYENMINAGIIDPAKVARSAVQNSASIASMLLTTEALITEIKTEDDPAPMPPGGPGGMPGMM
- the glnA gene encoding type I glutamate--ammonia ligase, encoding MFKHYEEVINFCQEKQVQMIDFKMIDLLGRWRHLTIPASRFTPDTLKYGIGFDGSNYGYAPIEKSDMVFIPDITTAVFDSFSEVPTLSMIGDVFIIAEPDNYPFDQYPRTIANKAEEYLTSTGIADEMIIGPEYEFHVFDNVSYECKPQQTNFSIDAEQAIWNSGETEYENLGYKIPRKGGYHIAPPQDILYDLRSRMCLLFEENNIPVKYHHHEVGGPGQVEIEVELGRLREMADKTMLAKYLIKNIAFSEGKTATFMPKPLYQEAGNGMHVHMHLFKNKQPIFYDKNGYANLSKEALYFIGGLLKHAPALLALTNPSTNSYKRLVPGYEAPVSICFATSNRSAVIRIPAYAKAPEHKRFEFRSSDATCNPYLAFAAMLMAGVDGIKNKIDPMKEGFGPYDVNLYNLTPEEQAKVKALPKSLNEALDALEKDHEFLLAGGVFPKRLIEIWIETKRKEANSVEEIPHPKEFELYYDL
- the hpt gene encoding hypoxanthine phosphoribosyltransferase, with the protein product MVSRDVDILFSKEEVENKVAELAKKINEDYKSENLLVVGILKGAFVFMADIIRKMDIAVEVDFMDVSSYGASSVSSGVVRIEKDLDSSIEGKNVLIIEDIVDTGLTLEYIVEVLKRRGPKSVKVCCLLDKPARRKSNIDPDYIGFSIPDEFIVGYGLDYAEKYRNLPDVCILKPSVYKE
- the guaA gene encoding glutamine-hydrolyzing GMP synthase; translation: MNKELVLVLDFGGQNNQLIARRVRELSVYSEVVPYDIKYEEIIAKNPSALILTGGPLNIMAEDAIKCDPRIFEMEIPILGICYGMQLLTEYFGGEINTSIANEYDISDLNILVKDKLLDGLENEFSVWINQSDSIISVPEGFIVTASSSSSKIAAINDSKRKIYGVQFHPEVKHTNNGTQILKNFLFKICNLKGDWNLADFIDEVVDDVRKKVGNKKVLCGLSGGVDSSVAAALVHKAIGDQLICVFVNNGLMRKGEIDDVVVTFKDKKEMNLVYADAEERFLSRLKGVNDPETKRKIIGEVFIRVFEEEASKLGQIDYLVQGTVYSDIIESGTKTNQTIKSHHNVGGLPDDMQFDLIEPLRLLFKDEVRVIGEKLGLPEEIVWRQPFPGPGLGVRVLEEVTKEKLEILKEADAIVREEIKNAGLNKDIWQAFAVLPPVRSVGVKDSARTYAYPIIIRAVTSEDAMTAKWARLPYELLDTMARRIVNEVDGINRVAYDITSKPPGTIEWE